A window of the Cutaneotrichosporon cavernicola HIS019 DNA, chromosome: 6 genome harbors these coding sequences:
- a CDS encoding uncharacterized protein (Zinc-binding dehydrogenase), protein MTVATPSFAGKTTQKAAVCHGALDLRVEDRPVREPKEGEVQVAMGVSGLCGSDLHYYLHGANGTFKIRDPLVLGHESCGIVTAVGPNTNLSVGDRVALEVGISCRTCSYCKDGRYNLCPNMRFCSSAKTHPHLDGTLCEVMVHPAHLCHLLPKGVSMTEAALAEPLSVVLHAYKKAALRPGAKVLVIGAGAVGLLAASLVKACGASTVVSVDIEETKLGFAKEMGWADTTFTLPKGPRVSGAESLEAAKANWDLLKASPAIVENGLENGFDAVFECTGVEPCMQLACYAAATGGKVLFVGMGTPNMLLPAAATLLREVDLHGVFRYANCYPEALALLGAGRLGDVAKMVTHRYPLDRAGEAFEAVKAGRDAEGKAVIKVVVGTELD, encoded by the exons atgaCTGTCGCTACCCCCTCATTCGCAGGCAAGACGACCCAGAAGGCGGCTGTGTGCCATGGCGCATTGGATCTGCGTGTG GAGGACCGTCCGGTGCGCGAGCCGAAGGAGGGAGAAGTGCAGGTCGCTATGGGTGTTTCTGGACTGTGTGGTTCTGATC TCCACTACTATCTCCACGGCGCCAACGGGACCTTCAAGATCCGCGACCCCCTTGTTCTGGGCCACGAATCGTGCGGTATCGTGACCGCCGTTGGGCCCAACACCAACCTGTCGGTCGGCGACCGTGTCGCCCTCGAAGTCGGCATCAGCTGCCGCACCTGCTCGTACTGCAAGGACGGACGGTACAACCTGTGCCCAAACATGCGTTTCTGCAGCTCGGCCAAGACGCACCCCCACCTCGACGGCACGCTGTGCGAAGTCATGGTCCACCCCGCGCACCTGTgccacctcctcccgaAGGGGGTTAGCATGACCGAGGCGGCCCTTGCTGAGCCCCTCTCGGTGGTGCTTCACGCATACAAGAAGGCTGCGCTTCGTCCGGGAGCCAAGGTGCTCGTTATTGGGGCTGGTGCGGTCGGATTGCTCGCGGCAAGCTTGGTCAAGGCTTGTGGAGCAAGCACTGTTGTGAGCGTCGATATCGAGGAGACCAAGCTCGGGTTTGCCAAGGAGATGGGATGGGCCGACACTACTTTCACCCTTCCCAAGGGACCACGCGTTTCGGGAGCAGAGAGCCTtgaggccgccaaggctaACTGGGACCTCCTGAAGGCTTCGCCAGCCATTGTGGAGAACGGTTTGGAGAACGGATTCGACGCCGTATTCGAGTGCACGGGTGTCGAGCCTTGCATGCAGCTCGCTTGCTATGCCGCTGCGACGGGCGGAAAGGTCCTCTTCGTCGGTATGGGCACGCCCAACATgctcctccccgccgcggcgaccCTTCTCCGTGAGGTCGACCTCCACGGCGTGTTCCGTTACGCCAACTGCTACCCCGAGGCacttgcgcttcttggcgcTGGACGGCTGGGCGATGTCGCCAAGATGGTCACGCACCGCTACCCCCTCGACCGGGCAGGCGAGGCCttcgaggccgtcaaggctgGACGGGATGCTGAGGGCAAGGCTGTGATTAAGGTTGTGGTGGGGACTGAGCTTGACTAG
- a CDS encoding uncharacterized protein (Glutathione-dependent formaldehyde-activating enzyme) codes for MEGSCLCRGIKVRINAKPDAVHVCHCTDCRQFTGAIAAFLLPVSRDKVTITGYPSGYANKSDAGVTVKRYFCGNCGSSLYDIGGQETNMYYVHAGLFPSRTLPAPGKEIFLRSAEEWTIRYPGCKVSETEVKNLGP; via the exons ATGGAAGGCTCCTGCCTTTGTCGCGGCATCAAGGTCCGTATAAATGCAAAGCCTGACGCTGTACATGTGTGTC ACTGTACCGATTGCCGCCAGTTCACTGGCGCCAT tgcCGCGTTTCTCCTTCCCGTCTCCCGCGACAAGGTCACCATCACCGGCTACCCGAGTGGATACGCGAACAAGAGCGACGCGGGGGTGACCGTCAAGCGCTACTTCTGTGGGAACTGCGGGTC ATCTCTGTACGACATCGGTGGGCAAGAAACTAACATGTACTATGTCCACGCCGGCCTCTTTCCGTCCCGTACCCTCCCTGCACCTGGGAAGGAGATATTCCTCCGCTCCGCAGAGGAATGGACGATCCGCTACCCAGGCTGCAAGGTCAGCGAGACAGAGGTGAAGAACCTGGGACCGTAA
- a CDS encoding uncharacterized protein (Major Facilitator Superfamily) — MATNGGLPALDAEEKSKIPDSPSLNPTEDSPTEDSAPAHTLDPPDGGLQAWLCIAGCFLMQFVQFGLINTFGVFQDYYEKTILSTTSPDTIAWIGGVQQFLLFFGGLVVGRWFDAHGAHVLIIPGSIIIVLSLMFVSLSTKFYQLMLCQGVLFGIGSALIFHPTIAVPGHWFRRRRALAMAIVGASSGAGGTVWPIAFNELINKIGFPWALRTAGFIALALFSIGCALVRTRLPRKTPTTWAKVFQPFREVPFILLTASVSAVFWGLYSPFFYVSGRAAQLGASSSLAFYCVSFINAASTVGRMLASAGDHWGAFNVLITAASGMTIVCFAFWIPLHTVAQVVACAATYGLFVGMYIAIIPACIATTGPAHEIGLRVGILWAVVAVFSLTGPPINGAFVNKHTTTDGFVTDAGYRAVGIFTGVVCLVGAMCAMGSKFRVSGRVGGIL, encoded by the exons ATGGCTACCAACGGTGGCCTCCCGGCcttggacgccgaggaAAAGTCCAAAATACCCGACTCGCCATCGCTCAATCCCACCGAAGATAGCCCCACCGAAGATAGTGCCCCAGCTCACACCCTCGATCCACCAGATGGCGGACTGCAGGCATGGTTGTGTATCGCCGGCTGCTTTCTTATGCAGTTTGTCCAATTCGGCCTGA tcaACACCTTTGGTGTCTTCCAGGATTACTACGAGAAGACGATCCTGTCAACTACGTCACCCGACACGATCGCGTGGATCGGCGGTGTCCAGCAGTTCCTATTGTTCTTCGGCGGCCTCGTTGTCGGCAGGTGGTTCGACGCGCACGGCGCACacgtcctcatcatccccGGATCCATCATCATCGTGCTCAGTCTGATGTTTGTATCCC TGAGCACAAAATTCTACCAGCTCATGCTCTGCCAAGGCGTCCTCTTCGGTATCGGCTCGGCCCTCATCTTCCACCCCACCATCGCAGTTCCAGGCCACTGGTTccgacgacgtcgcgcaTTAGCCATGGCGATCGTCGGTGCGAGTTCCGGTGCGGGCGGAACAGTTTGGCCCATCGCGTTCAACGAACTAATCAACAAGATTG GCTTCCCGTGGGCCCTCCGCACTGCCGGGTTCATCgcactcgccctcttctccatcgGATGCGCACTCGTCCGCACTAGGTTACCGCGCAAGACGCCAACCACTTGGGCCAAGGTCTTCCAACCCTTCCGCGAGGTGCCGTTTATTCTACTCACCGCGAGTGTCTCGGCCGTGTTCTGGGG CCTCTATTCGCCCTTCTTCTACGTCTCTGGCCGCGCGGCACAACTcggcgcgtcctcctccctcgcGTTCTACTGCGTGAGCTTCATTAacgccgcctccaccgTTGGCCGCAtgctcgcctcggccgGCGACCACTGGGGCGCGTTCAACGTCCTCATCACAGCCGCGAGCGGGATGACCATCGTCTGCTTCGCATTCTGGATTCCCTTGCATACCGTCGCTCAGGTCGTCGCCTGTGCCGCGACGTACGGCCTCTTCGTGGGGATGTACATCGCAATCATCCCGGCGTGTATTGCCACCACTGGTCCCGCACACGAGATCGGCTTGCGCGTCGGAATTCTGTGGGCCGTTGTCGCAGTGTTCTCCCTCACTGGGCCTCCGATCAATGGCGCGTTTGTCAACAAGCACACCACCACGGACGGGTTTGTCACTGATGCCGGATATCGTGCCGTCGGGATATTCACAGGTGTCGTGTGCCTTGTCGGTGCCATGTGTGCGATGGGATCCAAGTTCCGGGTCAGTGGTAGGGTGGGTGGCATCCTGTAA
- the PFK1 gene encoding uncharacterized protein (Catalyzes the phosphorylation of D-fructose 6-phosphate to fructose 1,6-bisphosphate by ATP, the first committing step of glycolysis) has product MDMPPSPGSGTPVGTVTPANGTQTPSQPPSEIALTPPRAARATLSPPGPRIKWDVQSQKRQKKVAVLTSGGDSAGMNAAVRAVVRQAIARGCQAYIIREGWEGLVRGNTAAVPTPAPSRRGSEAPSPSINAMQTFSFTQSFTPEDLKLGAAAARVTGDVSEGSSDDDSTDDEDVPVRFSDPMRVAPLTAAPLSFGYGSLLRDGAGEADIDEDGAFHMPEENVGGGKTLRGRYIVRVGWDDVRGWLGEGGTLIGSSRCPSFRTREGRLKAAHNLIRFGIDCLAVCGGDGSLTGADMLRAEWPSLIKELKGKGDITAEELEAHRHLNIVGLVGSIDNDMAMTDLTIGAITALHRICEAIDSIGSTASSHSRAFVIEVMGRHCGWLALMAGVATGADFIFIPEHPPPKQNWEDEMCGVLKKHRRLGKRKTIVIVAEGALDSDLKPIKPEYVKEILSGRLGLDTRVTTLGHTQRGGVPAAFDRILPTLQGVKAVDTLLEATPNTPSYMIGISENKITKIPLLEAVAQTKKVADAIEAMDFDLAMSYRDSEFTDMITAFNISSSLPASERLPDDMRLRIAIIHVGAPAGGMNAATRQAVRFCHERGHVPLAIYNGWEGLLDDNVSELSWLRVDNWTTRGGSELGTNRTLPDVDMGQVASALQRHQIDAMLVIGGFEGYNSVRLLEKSRHNYPALCIPMVHLPATISNNVPMTDFSLGSDTSLNALVVAADAIKQSAAASRNRVFVVDVQGGMSGYIAVLGALAVGALLVYTPEQGINLSCLVEDVEFLKERYALDEKGKSEGRLVIRSEKSSSVYTTEVITNILKEEGADLFDARSASLGHTLQGGVPSPLDRTRAARLAMLSMQFLEKHAQPGSQAFHRRRAGEEMIGHETAAMIAIRGSKIVFASMSDVQNHTDMKRRRGTDVWWAGVKGLTEVMGGRTGVLVDMDRQVRNKARFRRESIRSQAF; this is encoded by the exons ATGGACATGCCCCCCTCTCCCGGCTCGGGCACCCCCGTCGGCACTGTCACCCCTGCCAATGGCACCCAGACTCCATCCCAGCCTCCCTCGGAGATTGCCCTAACCCCaccccgcgccgcccgcgcgACGCTGTCACCCCCCGGCCCCAGAATCAAGTGGGATGTACAGAGCCAGAAGAGGCAGAAGAAGGTTGCTGTGCTTACATCTGGCGGCGACAGCGCCGGTATGAATGCTGCAG TCCGCGCTGTGGTAAGACAGGCCATTGCCCG cggCTGCCAGGCGTACATTATCCGtgagggatgggagggcCTGGTGCGCGGCAACACTGCCGCCGTACCGACGCCagctccatctcgtcgtgGCTCGGAGGCGCCCTCGCCTTCGATCAACGCCATGCAGACCTTCAGCTTCACCCAGTCGTTCACGCCGGAGGACCTCAAACTcggcgctgccgctgcACGCGTGACTGGTGACGTGTCCGAAGGGTCaagtgacgacgacagtaccgatgacgaggacgttCCCGTCCGGTTTAGCGACCCGATGAGAGTCGCGCCCCTCACGGCCGCTCCGCTCTCGTTCGGCTACGGCAgcctgctgcgcgacggtgcgggcgaggccgatattgatgaggacggcgcgTTCCACATGCCCGAGGAGAATGTCGGTGGCGGCAAGACGCTGCGCGGGCGTTACATTGTGCGCGTCGGTTGGGACGATGTGCGCGGCTggctcggcgagggtggcACTCTCATCGGCTCGTCCCGCTGCCCCAGCTTCCGCACGCGCGAGGGTCGCCTCAAGGCCGCTCACAACCTTATTCGCTTTGGCATCGACTGCCTGGCCGTATGTGGAGGTGACGGCTCGCTCACCGGCGCCGACATGCTGCGTGCCGAGTGGCCCAGCCTTATCAAGGAGCTGAAAGGGAAGGGCGACATCactgccgaggagctcgaaGCCCACCGCCACCTTAACATTGTTGGTCTTGTTGGCTCGATAGACAACGACATGGCCATGACCGATCTCACTATCGGCGCAATCACGGCCCTTCACCGCATCTGCGAGGCTATCGACTCGATTGGCTCGACTGCTTCGTCGCACTCACGAGCTTTCGTCATTGAGGTCATGGGCCGTCACTGCGGTTGGCTCGCGCTAATGGCCGGAGTGGCCACCGGTGCGGATTTCATCTTCATCCCGGAGCACCCGCCCCCCAAGCAGAACTGGGAGGATGAGATGTGTGGCGTGCTCAAGAAGCACCGCCGCCTTGGTAAGCGCAAGACCAttgtcatcgtcgccgagggtgCGCTTGATAGCGACCTCAAGCCAATCAAGCCCGAGTACGTCAAAGAGATTCTCAGCgggcgcctcggcctcgataCGAGGGTCACGACCCTCGGACACACGCAGCGCGGTGGTGTCCCTGCTGCCTTTGACCGCATTCTC CCCACCCTCCAGGGTGTCAAAGCTGTCgacaccctcctcgaggcaACTCCCAACACGCCGTCGTACATGATCGGTATCTCGGAGAACAAGATCACCAAGATTCCGCTGCTCGAGGCTGTCGCGCAGACCAAGAAGGTCGCGGACGCGATCGAGGCGATGGACTTTGACCTCGCTATGTCATACCGTGACTCGGAGTTTACCGACATGATCACTGCGTTCAATATCTCCTCATCGCTTCCTGCGAGCGAGAGGCTGCCGGACGACATGCGTCTGCGCATTGCCATTATCCA cgtcggcgcgccTGCTGGAGGCATGAacgcggcgacgcgccagGCTGTGCGTTTCTGCCACGAGAGAGGTCACGTCCCACTTGCGATCTACAACGGATGGGAAGGCTTACTCGATGACAATGTGAGCGAGCTCTCGTGGCTGCGTGTCGACAACTGGACGACACGTGGTGGCTCAGAGCTCGGTACGAATCGTACTCTGCCGGACGTCGACATGGGACAGGTGGCCAGCGCGTTGCAGCGTCACCAGATTGATGCCATGCTCGTCATTGGCGGTTTCGAGGGTTACAACTCTGTGCGTCTGCTCGAGAAGTCGCGTCACAACTACCCGGCGCTGTGCATCCCAATGGTGCACCTTCCCGCTACGATCTCGAACAACGTCCCTATGACCGACTTCTCGCTCGGCTCTGACACGTCGCTGAacgctctcgtcgtcgccgcagACGCTATCAAGCAGAGTGCGGCTGCATCGCGCAACCGTgtcttcgtcgtcgacgtgcaGGGCGGCATGAGTGGTTACATTGCCGTACTCGGTGCCCTCGCAGTTGGTGCTCTGTTAGTCTACACGCCAGAGCAGGGGATCAACCTCTCGTgccttgtcgaggatgtcgagtTCCTGAAGGAGCGCtacgccctcgacgagaagggCAAGAGTGAGGGGCGGCTCGTCATCCGCTCCGAGAAGTCGTCCAGCGTGTACACGACCGAGGTGATCACCAACATCttgaaggaggagggtgcAGACCTGTTCGatgcgcgctcggcctcgctcGGCCATACGCTGCAGGGCGGCGTGCCCTCGCCTCTTGACCGGACGCGTGCTGCCCGTCTGGCAATGCTCTCCATGCAGTTCCTGGAGAAGCATGCGCAGCCGGGCTCGCAGGCGttccaccgccgccgcgcgggtGAGGAGATGATTGGGCACGAGACTGCGGCCATGATCGCCATCCGCGGCAGCAAGATTGTCTTTGCGAGCATGAGCGATGTCCAGAACCACACGGACATgaagcgccgccgcggcacCGACGTCTGGTGGGCCGGTGTAAAAGGACTCACCGAGGTTATGGGAGGTCGCACcggcgtgctcgtcgacatggACCGGCAGGTGCGCAACAAGGCGCGCTTCCGCCGGGAGAGCATCCGGTCGCAGGCGTTTTGA